From the Polaribacter gangjinensis genome, the window CAGAAAGTGATTGTTTTGGCGGAATTTTAATCACCAAATTTTTAATATGTTGGTTTCTAATTCTTGAAACTGATGGGGCTGAAGGTCCTAAAACATGTTCTCCAAATACGCCTTGCAATGTTTTAAAAAGCCAATTGATTCCTAAATCTACTTTGGTGTAATCTTTATGTTTTAGGGTAATTTTTATCAATCGAAAATAAGGTGGATATTTGAATTTTAATCGCTCTTGCAGTTGCTCATGAAACATTTTTTCATAATCTGTACTAGCAACTTGCTGTAAAATTGGATGCTCTGGATTATAGGTCTGAATAGCAACATTTCCTTGCTTTTGAGCTCTTCCTGATCTTCCAGAAACTTGAACCATTATTTGATATGCGCGTTCATAAGCCCTAAAATCAGGAAAATTAAGCATATTATCAGCATTTAAAATGCCAACTAAAGACACATTATCAAAATCCAATCCTTTAGAAAGCATTTGAGTTCCTACTAAAATATCAATTTCTCGAGCTTCAAAAGCACCAATAATTTTTTGATAGCCAAATTTACCACGAGTGGTATCTAAATCCATTCTGCCAATTACATAATCAGGGAATAACGCTTTCAATTCTAACTCTATTTGTTCCGTTCCAAAACCTTTTGTATCTAAAGTATTGCTTCCACAAGCACCACAACTATTGGGCATTGCACGTTGATAACTGCAATAATGACAGCGCAATTCTTGCTTAAATTTGTGGTAAGTTAACGAAACATCGCAATTTGGGCATTGAGGTGAAAAGCCGCAAGAAGTGCATTCAACAATTGGAGAAAATCCACGTCTGTTTTGAAATAAAATGACTTGCTCTTTTTGATCAAGAGCGTTCTGAATATATTGCAATAAGGTATCAGAAAAATGTCCTTTTAATTGTTTTTTATGCTGTTTTTCTTTGAGGTCTATCAACTCAATTTTAGGCATCTTTACTTCTCCAAAACGTTTATGAAGTGATACAAATCCATATTTTTGTTGTTTGGCATTGAAATAACTTTCTAAAGAAGGAGTTGCTGAACCAAGAATTATTTTTGCTTGATGCATTTTTGCCAACACAATAGCTGCGTCACGCGCATTATATCTTGGAGAAGGATCAAATTGTTTGTAAGATGTTTCATGTTCTTCATCAACAACAATCAATCCTAGATTGGAAAATGGCAGAAAAATCGCTGAACGGGCGCCTAAAATAATTTGGGCTTTAGGTTTATTATCCAACACATTGTGCCATACTTCTACTCTTTCATTCATGGAATATTTGGAATGAAAAACGGAAATTTGATTGCCAAAATACGTTTGTAATCGCGTTATAATTTGAGTTGTCAAGGCAATTTCGGGCAATAAAAAAAGAACTTGTTTTCCAGCTTGTAATTGCTCATCTATCAATTTTGAATACACTTCTGTTTTTCCTGAACTCGTAATGCCATGTAACAATACAATCTCTTTTTCTTTGAATTCATTTTTGATTTCTGAGAATGCTTTTTCTTGAAATTCGTTCAAACTTTTTAAAGAATTTGAGCTTCCATCAAATGAAATTCTATCAACTTGTAATTGATACAATTCAAAAACATTTTTTTCAACCAATGCTTTTAAAACTGCACTAGAAATGCCTGCTTTTTTCTCTAAATCTTTTGCTTTAATAGCTTTTTTTGAGGAATTTAATTGAAAAAAAGTAAGTACAGCTAAATGTTGTTTTTTCGCGTTTGAAAGTTCAGAAAGTAATTTTTGTAATGATTGATCATCTGAATATTTTGCATGTAAACGAACATATTTCTCCAATTTTGGTTTGTATTGCTCGTAAATTTCTTCTTTAATATAGATAACCGATTTTTTAATCAATTGATTGATAATCGGCATTACTTTTTTCTTTCCTAAAATATCAGAAACTTGTTGAATCGTTATTTGGGATTGATGCTGCAATGCTTCAAAAATTAAAAACTCTTCATCATTCAATAAAGATTCATCATCAAAGGCCTGATTTTTGTATATAACTGTTTCACTTTCTAGCAACAAAGCTGATGGTAATGCAGCTCTAAAAACTTCTCCTAAAGAACACATGTAATAAGATGAAATCCATTCCCAATGTTTCAATTGAAATTCAGAAACAATTGGAGTTTCATCTAAAATTTGATGAATTTCTTTAGCTTCATATAGCATTGGTGCATTTTGGTGAATTTCCAAAACAATGGCTGTATATATAGAATTACTTCCAAAAGAGACTGCAACACGCATTCCTTTTTTCAAAAAAGCAGCTTCTTGTTCAGTAACTGCATAAGTATATGCCTTTTGTATAGGAATGGGTAAAACAACATCAATAAAGAAAG encodes:
- the priA gene encoding replication restart helicase PriA, encoding MTSPFFIDVVLPIPIQKAYTYAVTEQEAAFLKKGMRVAVSFGSNSIYTAIVLEIHQNAPMLYEAKEIHQILDETPIVSEFQLKHWEWISSYYMCSLGEVFRAALPSALLLESETVIYKNQAFDDESLLNDEEFLIFEALQHQSQITIQQVSDILGKKKVMPIINQLIKKSVIYIKEEIYEQYKPKLEKYVRLHAKYSDDQSLQKLLSELSNAKKQHLAVLTFFQLNSSKKAIKAKDLEKKAGISSAVLKALVEKNVFELYQLQVDRISFDGSSNSLKSLNEFQEKAFSEIKNEFKEKEIVLLHGITSSGKTEVYSKLIDEQLQAGKQVLFLLPEIALTTQIITRLQTYFGNQISVFHSKYSMNERVEVWHNVLDNKPKAQIILGARSAIFLPFSNLGLIVVDEEHETSYKQFDPSPRYNARDAAIVLAKMHQAKIILGSATPSLESYFNAKQQKYGFVSLHKRFGEVKMPKIELIDLKEKQHKKQLKGHFSDTLLQYIQNALDQKEQVILFQNRRGFSPIVECTSCGFSPQCPNCDVSLTYHKFKQELRCHYCSYQRAMPNSCGACGSNTLDTKGFGTEQIELELKALFPDYVIGRMDLDTTRGKFGYQKIIGAFEAREIDILVGTQMLSKGLDFDNVSLVGILNADNMLNFPDFRAYERAYQIMVQVSGRSGRAQKQGNVAIQTYNPEHPILQQVASTDYEKMFHEQLQERLKFKYPPYFRLIKITLKHKDYTKVDLGINWLFKTLQGVFGEHVLGPSAPSVSRIRNQHIKNLVIKIPPKQSLSATKKQLQKIRNTFEAVKEFRSIRFVIDVDAY